The Glycine soja cultivar W05 chromosome 8, ASM419377v2, whole genome shotgun sequence genome has a window encoding:
- the LOC114423495 gene encoding FRIGIDA-like protein 1: MATLKTISAALNLVDSKKENLKKAFDNLHSLLSPLPLSWLDLDSHFTTLHHSLTHRFNLLQSHSQTLTPIPDPPPHTPQDVNFSSNPTDPSSNHDESSPGVSLQNDVVPGPVTPRNELVALCEKMDGVGLMNYVNDNFQDRTRVQAELPGAFRHAPDAGTMVLGALEVFHGEGSELKEWELRRIRKACIVLLKQFRVAALSVSAEASVRARELALEWKERLVGDEDNMFGALGLLHLICAFGFVSEFSLDELVDFSVAAPTNEEDFPELCRTIGLTERVPDIVQKLIDKDKHIPAVKYILEFNLADRISPVPILKACVEEAKKLGKRLFQEGKSLNESTSREINTLRMVIKTIESYKLESEYPLASLEQHIEQLKRQKTNNKHAAPTSAAKPPQHKQQQQQQQQKRNMQKQPQQTGIKRPRASAPVGSAAVLKNVNNVNSTIHHYQQHLVHPSGLFTEHPNPYMSLPAMPFGMVSPTPNVPPYAGPSAGPYGHDGVPMGPSGNPSLGGSHLSSSEPHVQAVGYYDRASTYGGIGLQHYYQASYYPQ; the protein is encoded by the exons ATGGCTACACTGAAGACGATCTCAGCAGCACTGAACCTTGTCGATTCCAAGAAAGAGAATCTGAAGAAAGCCTTCGACAATCTGCATTCCCTTCTCTCCCCCCTCCCTCTCTCATGGCTCGACCTCGATTCCCACTTCACCACCCTCCACCACTCCCTCACCCACCGCTTCAACCTCCTCCAATCCCATTCCCAAACCCTAACCCCAATTCCCGACCCACCACCCCACACCCCCCAAGATGTGAACTTTTCGTCAAACCCTACCGACCCATCATCGAATCACGACGAATCATCACCTGGGGTGTCCCTCCAGAACGACGTCGTTCCGGGCCCGGTCACGCCCAGGAACGAATTGGTCGCTTTATGCGAGAAAATGGACGGTGTAGGGTTGATGAATTACGTCAATGACAACTTTCAGGATAGAACCAGGGTTCAGGCGGAGCTTCCCGGCGCGTTTCGGCACGCGCCGGACGCCGGTACGATGGTTCTGGGAGCGTTGGAGGTGTTTCACGGAGAAGGTAGTGAATTGAAGGAATGGGAATTAAGGAGGattaggaaggcttgcattGTGCTGTTGAAGCAGTTCAGGGTTGCTGCTCTGAGTGTGAGTGCTGAGGCAAGTGTGAGAGCTAGAGAGTTGGCTTTGGAATGGAAAGAGAGGTTGGTGGGTGATGAGGACAATATGTTTGGAGCTTTGGGGCTTTTGCATTTGATTTGTGCCTTTGGTTTTGTCTCTGAATTCAGCTTGGATGAGCTTGTTGACTTTTCGGTCGCTGCCCCGACTAACGAGGAGGACTTCCCGGAGCTGTGCCGGACGATCGGGTTGACGGAGAGAGTTCCCG ATATTGTTCAAAAACTTATAGATAAGGACAAACATATTCCGGCTGTCAAGTATATTCTTGAGTTTAATCTTGCTGACAGGATTTCACCTGTTCCTATTTTGAAAGCTTGTGTAGAAGAAGCTAAGAAACTTGGTAAAAGACTTTTCCAGGAAGGAAAGTCATTG AATGAGAGTACATCTAGAGAAATTAATACACTGAGAATGGTGATCAAGACTATTGAGAGTTATAAGCTTGAATCTGAGTACCCACTTGCTAGCCTGGAGCAGCATATAGAGCAATTAAAGAGGCAGAAGACAAATAATAAACATGCTGCACCGACTTCTGCTGCAAAGCCTCCTCAGCATAAacagcaacagcaacaacagcagcaaAAGAGAAATATGCAGAAGCAGCCGCAGCAAACTGGGATCAAGCGTCCTCGAGCATCAGCACCAGTTGGATCTGCAGCTGTCCTCAAGAATGTCAATAATGTCAATTCAACTATACACCACTACCAGCAACATCTTGTCCATCCATCAGGTTTGTTTACAGAGCATCCAAATCCATACATGAGCTTGCCAGCCATGCCATTTGGCATGGTGTCTCCTACCCCAAATGTTCCTCCTTATGCAGGTCCTTCAGCTGGGCCTTATGGTCATGATGGTGTCCCAATGGGTCCCAGCGGCAACCCCAGTCTTGGTGGTTCTCATCTTAGCTCGTCAGAGCCACATGTGCAAGCTGTTGGTTATTATGATAGAGCCTCTACTTATGGTGGGATTGGTCTGCAACATTATTACCAAGCATCTTATTATCCTCAATAG